The genomic DNA CGACAACAGCTCTGGCCAGCTCACAGTCTTGAGCGACGATTTGTCCCAGTTCAAGGGCAAGAACATCTTGATTGTCGAGGATATCATCGACACTGGCTTCACCCTGACCGAGTTCGGCGAGCGCCTGAAGGCTGTTGGCCCCAAGTCGATGAGAATCGCCACCCTCGTCGAGAAGCGCACCGACCGCTCTAACGGCTTCAAGGGTGACTTTGTTGGCTTCTGCGTCCCCGATGTGTGGATCGTTGGTTGCTGCTACGACTTCAACGAAGTACGTGAAttgaaaagaggaaaaaagacgccCCCTGTTCTAAAATTCAAGTGGATCTTGCGAAGCGTGTCACTGCAAATGCATGCCGATGTTGTTCGTATGCTAAGCGTTGATGAGGGGGTCGACAGGATCAGTTCTTGTAGAGTGAGCTCTGTAGAAATGGGACGAAGCTAGAGACGTGAATCTTTATGTTTTGTTTCGGGATTGGAAGTTCTTTTCCCTCAAATGGCATGCGGTCCTGGCTGTGTACGAGAGAAATATCCTCTAATGCCATCTGTGGTTCGGTCTTTGCAGATGTTCCGCGACTTCGACCACGTCGCCATCCTGAGTGAAAGCGCCCGCAAGCAGTTCCAGATTACAAGGTAAACTCCAGCGAAGCTGTAAAAAAGTCGTAACGTTGGTAAACATACACGGTTGTAAAAGCCAGTAACTGGCACCGTCtatttttctctcccccaaAAGGAGGAAACCAGGTGATCTGAATGTCTGCAAATGTATATTATTCGTCGATTTGTGACAAATATGGCGATGCCAGTCATTTTCGCTTGGGGGAATGTATAATTCTATTTTTCGGTATATGTAATTGTCTCGGCAGTACGAGATCGTACATTCCGGAAAAATGTCTACTTAGATCCCGACGGATCGATTTGTCGTGTCCCGTATACCCTTTCGCTTGTCAGCTTTGTGACCAGCCGAATCTATTTGGCAAAACGAGATTCCGATCAAATCCATTGAGAATTCCTGAAGCCGAACCCTATATCGGGTTGTTCTCCGACTGAAGCGCCACTCCAGGTGCTAGCATCTACGCTACCGGTATCAGCCATTATCTAGCCACCTACAGGGGTGGGGGGGTTAGGGAAAGACTTAGTAGTGTATGACCCGACTGTCACATACAAGGGACCACCACTGCTTCACCGGTAGAGCAGACAAGCTGCTAAAATGTTCACTGTAGCCACGGCCCGAGAACGACATTTTTACCGAAGCAACTGTGGAGATCTTCCTTCTAGGCATCATACAATCAAATCCGTTTCTCTCACGTGTACACTACCAAGCCACATTCATATTGATTCACACTCACGAGCTTTCGAGCTGTACCGGAATACAGTGTAGAACAT from Neospora caninum Liverpool complete genome, chromosome VIII includes the following:
- a CDS encoding Hypoxanthine phosphoribosyltransferase, related, whose protein sequence is MASKPIEDYGKGKGRVEPMYIPDGTFYKAEDFLVPSHCKPYIDKILLPGGLVKDRVEKLAYDIHRTYFGEELHIICILKGSRGFFNLLIDYLATIQKYSGRDSSVPPFFEHYVRLKSYQNDNSSGQLTVLSDDLSQFKGKNILIVEDIIDTGFTLTEFGERLKAVGPKSMRIATLVEKRTDRSNGFKGDFVGFCVPDVWIVGCCYDFNEMFRDFDHVAILSESARKQFQITSFVTSRIYLAKRDSDQIH